One window of the Vicinamibacterales bacterium genome contains the following:
- a CDS encoding (2Fe-2S)-binding protein, which produces MAAITLLVNGARHTVDVDPTTPLLYVLRNDLDLSGPRFGCGLGQCGACTVLVNGEAVRSCVRQVGQVQNVEITTLEGLAKNGVLHPVQQAWIDEQVPACGFCQNGQMLTAAALLTKTPNPTDAQIRDGMKNTLCRCMTYYRINAAVKLAARRMA; this is translated from the coding sequence ATGGCCGCCATCACCCTGCTCGTCAATGGCGCGCGGCACACGGTGGACGTCGACCCCACGACGCCCCTGCTCTACGTGCTGCGCAACGACCTCGATCTCTCGGGCCCGCGCTTCGGCTGCGGCCTCGGCCAGTGCGGGGCCTGCACGGTGCTCGTCAACGGCGAGGCCGTGCGCTCGTGCGTGCGCCAGGTGGGCCAGGTCCAGAACGTGGAGATCACCACGCTCGAGGGCCTCGCGAAGAACGGGGTGCTGCACCCCGTGCAGCAGGCGTGGATCGACGAGCAGGTGCCGGCCTGCGGCTTCTGCCAGAACGGCCAGATGCTGACGGCGGCGGCGCTCCTCACCAAGACGCCGAACCCCACGGACGCCCAGATCCGCGACGGCATGAAGAACACGCTCTGCCGCTGCATGACCTACTACCGCATCAACGCCGCGGTGAAGCTGGCGGCCCGGAGGATGGCGTGA
- a CDS encoding molybdopterin cofactor-binding domain-containing protein, with product MLAPTTRRDFLKTGGMLVASVAAVPLDGVSAVLARAAQAAGPYPDPDFHQLDSWIVIRPDNTATFFVGKTDLGQGTGTAFRQIMADELDIAFEKTTCVMGTTNLTVDQGGSGGSDALQTDGYPMRRVAAEARRVLLEMASRHFGVPVTALTVSDGVVTYSIGDSSDKTVTYGDLIGGKTFNVTLTGRNTDATTGQAPLKSVRDMKHVGTSPRRYDIPGKVDGTVTWAVDVKKPGMVHARHVRPPLAGATLVGVDESSVSGLPGFVKVVREGNYLAVVCEREEQAIRAARQLKAEWKAPAGPAFPKSDDLFTYLRSTTPASVEKPQATGDVDGALASAATKVEAQYEVPYQGHTAFGPAHAMADPSDGQLTIYSNDMKSYGLRNGVARFLDIPRDRVRVVWMDGPQAYGRTAADDAGFEAAYLAKTLGRPVRVQWSREEETAWDTKGPAYAITMRGGLDAQGRLVALDYDARSGDHNHLGYNEHDTVLIAQLTGRRKAEPARGRASFPTDAYHVPNRRHAGAVVPLPLVWETPLRTGNLRDPDGPQVTFAAESFIDEMAAAAKADPVAFRLQLLEAGTGDDSGYKRVRSIACLKAAAETFGWESRPAATRRASGDVLTGRGVAYSYRSQTVVAEMVEVEVDRRTGRVWVKRAVVAHDCGLVINPEALTRTVENGFLHSLSRALHEEVKYDGQKITSVNWVSSPTFTHADVPERLDVVIVNGDPNPTRGDLPHYGAGETVCKPALAAVANAVFDATGIRMRRVPLTPARVLAALQA from the coding sequence ATGTTGGCCCCGACCACCCGCCGCGACTTCCTCAAGACCGGCGGCATGCTGGTGGCCTCGGTGGCCGCCGTGCCGCTCGACGGCGTGAGCGCCGTCCTCGCCCGGGCCGCGCAGGCCGCGGGACCCTATCCGGACCCGGACTTCCATCAGCTCGACTCGTGGATCGTCATCCGGCCGGACAACACGGCGACGTTCTTCGTCGGCAAGACCGACCTCGGGCAGGGGACGGGCACGGCCTTCCGCCAGATCATGGCCGACGAGCTCGACATCGCGTTCGAGAAGACCACGTGCGTGATGGGCACCACGAACCTGACCGTCGACCAGGGCGGGTCCGGGGGATCCGACGCGCTCCAGACCGACGGCTACCCCATGCGCCGCGTGGCCGCCGAGGCGCGCCGCGTGCTCCTGGAGATGGCGTCCCGGCACTTCGGCGTTCCGGTGACGGCGCTCACGGTGAGCGACGGCGTCGTGACCTACAGCATCGGCGACTCGTCGGACAAGACCGTCACCTACGGCGATCTCATCGGCGGGAAGACGTTCAACGTCACGCTCACGGGCCGGAACACCGACGCGACGACGGGGCAGGCGCCGCTCAAGAGCGTGCGCGACATGAAGCACGTCGGGACGTCGCCCCGGCGCTACGACATCCCCGGCAAGGTGGACGGCACGGTGACGTGGGCCGTAGACGTGAAGAAGCCGGGCATGGTGCACGCGCGTCACGTCCGGCCGCCGCTGGCCGGCGCCACCCTGGTCGGCGTGGACGAGTCGTCGGTCAGCGGGCTGCCCGGCTTCGTGAAGGTCGTCCGCGAGGGGAACTACCTGGCCGTCGTCTGCGAGCGCGAGGAACAGGCCATTCGCGCGGCCCGGCAATTGAAGGCCGAGTGGAAGGCCCCGGCCGGACCGGCCTTTCCGAAGTCCGACGACCTCTTCACCTACCTCCGATCCACGACGCCGGCCTCGGTGGAGAAGCCCCAGGCCACCGGTGACGTGGACGGGGCGCTGGCCTCCGCGGCGACGAAGGTCGAGGCGCAGTACGAGGTGCCGTACCAGGGGCACACGGCGTTCGGTCCCGCGCACGCGATGGCGGATCCCTCCGACGGCCAGCTCACCATCTACTCGAACGACATGAAGTCGTACGGGCTCAGGAACGGCGTGGCCCGCTTCCTGGACATCCCGCGCGACCGGGTCCGCGTCGTGTGGATGGACGGCCCGCAGGCCTACGGCCGGACGGCCGCCGACGATGCCGGCTTCGAGGCGGCGTACCTGGCCAAGACCCTCGGCCGGCCCGTGCGGGTGCAGTGGAGCCGCGAGGAAGAGACCGCCTGGGACACGAAGGGACCCGCCTACGCCATCACGATGCGAGGCGGCCTCGACGCCCAGGGCCGTCTGGTCGCCCTCGACTACGACGCGCGGTCCGGCGACCACAACCACCTGGGCTACAACGAGCACGACACCGTGCTCATCGCGCAGCTCACGGGCCGCCGCAAGGCGGAGCCCGCGCGCGGCCGGGCGTCGTTCCCGACCGACGCCTACCACGTCCCGAACCGCCGGCACGCCGGCGCCGTCGTCCCGTTGCCGCTCGTGTGGGAGACGCCGCTTCGCACGGGCAACCTGCGCGATCCCGACGGCCCGCAGGTCACCTTCGCGGCCGAGAGCTTCATCGACGAGATGGCGGCGGCGGCGAAGGCCGACCCGGTCGCCTTCCGGCTGCAGCTGCTCGAGGCCGGGACGGGCGACGACAGTGGCTACAAGCGCGTGCGGTCGATCGCCTGCCTGAAGGCGGCCGCCGAGACGTTCGGCTGGGAGTCCCGGCCGGCGGCCACACGCCGGGCGAGCGGCGACGTGCTGACGGGCCGGGGCGTGGCGTATTCGTACCGCAGCCAGACGGTGGTGGCCGAGATGGTCGAGGTGGAAGTGGACCGCCGCACGGGCCGCGTCTGGGTGAAGCGGGCCGTCGTGGCGCACGACTGCGGCCTCGTCATCAACCCCGAGGCGCTCACCCGCACGGTGGAGAACGGCTTCCTGCACTCGCTGAGCCGCGCGCTCCACGAAGAGGTGAAGTACGACGGCCAGAAGATCACGTCCGTGAACTGGGTCAGCTCGCCGACCTTCACCCACGCCGACGTGCCCGAGCGGCTCGACGTCGTGATCGTGAACGGCGACCCGAACCCCACGCGCGGCGACCTGCCGCACTACGGCGCAGGAGAGACCGTGTGCAAGCCGGCGCTGGCGGCCGTGGCCAACGCCGTGTTCGACGCCACGGGCATCAGGATGCGCCGGGTGCCGCTGACGCCGGCGAGGGTGCTGGCGGCGCTGCAGGCGTAG